From Micromonospora sp. NBC_01699, a single genomic window includes:
- a CDS encoding permease prefix domain 1-containing protein — protein MTADSTNELEGQLAEWRAYTHRRRELHHTDADELEDHLRSRITELTEAGLHADEAFLIAVKRMGSLDELSREFAREHSERLWKQLVLPGEPDAPTAARSRRELPVMVLCAAAAALAIKVPGWFGLDLSDGDAAFYARNLSLFALPALAGYFVWQRRVGPHVIGILALLFVLGGVAANAYPMADDSQTLVLTAIHLPLALWLVVGVAYVGGDWRSDRRRMDFIRFTGEWLIYFALIALGGGVLTAFTAGTFRAIGLNAEGFIEAWLLPCGAMAAVIVSAWLVEAKQSVIENMAPVLTRVFTPLFAATLLAFLVAIIWTNNGIDVERDALILFDLLLVIVLGLLLYAISARDLTARPGLFDRLQLALVASALVIDVLVLLAITGRITEWGFSPNKSAALGENVILLTNLAWSAWLFLGFVRGRMPFARLELWQTRYVIVYAAWAWTVVLAFPLVFNFA, from the coding sequence ATGACCGCCGACAGCACCAACGAGTTGGAGGGCCAACTCGCCGAGTGGCGGGCGTACACGCACCGCCGCCGCGAGCTGCACCACACCGACGCCGATGAGCTGGAAGACCACCTCCGCAGCAGGATCACCGAGCTGACCGAGGCGGGTCTGCACGCCGACGAGGCGTTCCTCATCGCCGTCAAACGGATGGGCAGCCTCGACGAGCTGTCCCGGGAGTTCGCCCGCGAGCACTCCGAGCGGCTGTGGAAGCAACTCGTGCTGCCCGGTGAGCCCGACGCACCAACCGCCGCCCGGTCCCGCCGCGAGCTACCGGTCATGGTGCTCTGCGCGGCCGCCGCGGCGCTCGCGATCAAGGTGCCGGGCTGGTTCGGGCTGGACCTCTCCGACGGCGACGCCGCCTTCTACGCGCGAAACCTCAGCCTGTTCGCACTGCCGGCGCTGGCCGGCTACTTCGTCTGGCAACGCCGGGTCGGGCCGCACGTCATCGGGATACTCGCGCTGCTGTTCGTGCTCGGCGGGGTCGCCGCGAACGCGTACCCGATGGCCGACGACTCGCAGACCCTGGTGCTCACGGCGATCCACCTGCCGCTCGCGCTGTGGCTGGTCGTCGGCGTCGCGTACGTCGGCGGTGACTGGCGTTCGGACCGGCGGCGGATGGACTTCATCCGGTTCACCGGGGAGTGGCTGATCTACTTTGCCCTGATCGCCCTCGGCGGCGGCGTGCTCACGGCCTTCACGGCCGGCACGTTCCGGGCCATCGGCCTGAACGCCGAGGGATTCATCGAGGCGTGGCTGCTGCCCTGTGGCGCCATGGCGGCGGTCATCGTGTCGGCGTGGCTGGTCGAGGCCAAGCAGAGCGTCATCGAGAACATGGCACCGGTGCTGACCCGCGTCTTCACGCCGCTCTTCGCGGCCACCCTGCTGGCCTTCCTGGTCGCCATCATCTGGACCAACAACGGCATCGACGTCGAGCGCGATGCGCTCATCCTGTTCGACCTGCTGCTCGTCATCGTGCTCGGCCTGCTGCTGTACGCCATCTCCGCCCGTGACCTCACGGCCCGGCCCGGCCTGTTCGACCGCCTACAGCTCGCGCTCGTCGCCAGCGCCCTCGTCATCGACGTCCTGGTGCTGCTGGCCATCACCGGCCGGATCACCGAGTGGGGCTTCAGCCCCAACAAGTCCGCGGCACTGGGCGAGAACGTCATCCTGCTCACCAACCTGGCCTGGTCGGCATGGCTCTTCCTCGGGTTCGTACGCGGCCGCATGCCGTTCGCCCGACTGGAGCTCTGGCAGACCCGCTACGTGATCGTGTACGCCGCCTGGGCCTGGACGGTCGTCCTCGCCTTCCCGCTCGTGTTCAACTTCGCCTGA
- a CDS encoding SGNH/GDSL hydrolase family protein yields MHTWVAMPQSTEPDNLPPPPFTRDNLVFADTTLRQTVHLSVGARQLRLRFSNAFGGVALPITAVAVALPVGGQAGVSGIRAGTSRTVTFSGRRSVLVPVGAQAVSDSLDVEVAPRSNLTVSVYLAEGQASDRVTSHPGSRTTSYLLAGNHVAATDLPAATPTDHWYLLSGVEAWSGGGTAAAVMLGDSLTDGRGSTTNLNDRWPDRLLDRLQADPATSEVAILNQAAGGNRVLDDGLGPNALARLDRDVLAHSGVEWLVVFEGVNDIGTAEPTGAAQKRVTDDLIVAYEQIVTRSHAHGIRVYGATLPPFGGHPGYDDPAGCRQAARRRVNDWIRTGGRFDAVLDFDRATHDPRNPRRLLPAFDTGDHLHLNPAGYRALADAVPARLFRRKPLPPGFGFD; encoded by the coding sequence GTGCACACCTGGGTGGCGATGCCGCAGTCGACGGAGCCCGACAACCTGCCACCACCGCCGTTCACCCGGGACAACCTGGTGTTCGCCGACACCACCCTGCGGCAGACCGTGCACCTGTCGGTGGGCGCCCGGCAACTGCGGCTGCGGTTCTCCAATGCCTTCGGTGGCGTCGCACTGCCGATCACGGCCGTCGCCGTCGCACTGCCGGTTGGCGGACAGGCGGGTGTCAGCGGGATCCGGGCCGGGACCTCCCGTACGGTGACCTTCTCCGGGCGGCGGTCCGTGCTCGTACCGGTCGGGGCGCAGGCCGTCTCCGACTCGCTGGACGTCGAGGTGGCACCCCGGTCCAATCTCACCGTCTCGGTCTACCTGGCCGAAGGGCAGGCGTCCGACCGGGTCACCTCGCATCCCGGCTCCAGGACCACGTCGTACCTGCTCGCCGGCAACCACGTCGCGGCGACCGACCTGCCGGCGGCGACACCGACCGACCACTGGTACCTGCTCAGCGGGGTCGAGGCGTGGTCCGGTGGCGGTACGGCGGCGGCGGTCATGCTGGGCGACTCGCTGACCGACGGTCGGGGGTCCACCACGAACCTGAACGACCGCTGGCCGGACCGGTTGCTCGACCGGCTCCAGGCCGATCCGGCCACGTCGGAGGTCGCCATCCTCAACCAGGCGGCCGGTGGCAACCGGGTGCTCGACGACGGGCTGGGACCGAACGCCCTGGCCCGGCTCGACCGCGACGTGCTGGCGCACAGTGGGGTCGAGTGGCTGGTCGTGTTCGAGGGGGTCAACGACATCGGCACCGCCGAGCCCACCGGGGCCGCGCAGAAGCGGGTGACCGACGATCTGATCGTCGCGTACGAGCAGATCGTCACCCGGTCGCACGCGCACGGCATCCGCGTGTACGGCGCGACGTTGCCGCCGTTCGGCGGCCACCCCGGGTACGACGACCCGGCCGGGTGCCGCCAGGCGGCTCGTCGGAGGGTCAACGACTGGATCCGTACCGGTGGCCGGTTCGACGCCGTGCTCGACTTCGACCGGGCGACCCATGACCCGCGAAACCCCCGGCGGCTGCTGCCGGCCTTCGACACCGGGGATCACCTGCACCTGAACCCGGCCGGGTACCGGGCACTGGCGGATGCGGTACCGGCGCGGTTGTTCCGGCGGAAACCGCTCCCGCCCGGCTTCGGCTTCGACTGA
- a CDS encoding glycosyl hydrolase family 28-related protein, translating into MSRSIIGVTARWSTRPSRWVAATAAVGLSLVAGGGAGTAYADAGTQTVPAAVVTRAGLDPSLVAGRGANVDFLEQEAENARTNGVVIGPDRAAYTLPSEASGRKAVKLTPGQYVEFTLPKAANAITVRYSIPDAPNGGGITAPLNVTVNGGAKKTITLTSEFAWLYNQYPFTNDPNADLLHPDWWITECACVPAATTPTPTIAKPFRPMHFYDEQRLLLGQTYRAGDRVRLSVPAGSNAAWTVIDLLDSQLVAPPKVRLIAANVLAFGADPTGRRDSAAAFDRAIGFAKLTRLKVYVPPGTYQVNRHIIVDDVTIEGAGNWYTIIKGREVALDPPAPDGSVHTGVGFYGRDAADGGSDNVHLSDFAIEGDVRERIDTDQVNAIGGAMSNSTIDGLHIRHTKVGLWFDGPMTNVRVTNNVIVDQIADALNFHIGVTNSRVSNNFVRNTGDDGLAMWSETTANANNTFDHNTVQTPTLANGIAIYGGTDNTVSNNLVADPIREGSGIQIGSRFGAQPFAGHLWITNNTVVRAGTYELNWNIGLGAIWIYALEKNIDADIRVTGDHYLDSTYNAIMLVSEWSVKDLYSVTNAHFKDIRVDGTGTSVVSARVSGAASFENVDARNVGAVGVNNCGSFNFPPTGSEFSLTDLGGNDGGGTTGPWLAAWELPNTITCDDRPPVVVPPAPSAW; encoded by the coding sequence ATGTCACGGAGCATCATCGGAGTTACGGCGAGGTGGTCCACGCGGCCATCGCGCTGGGTCGCCGCGACGGCAGCGGTCGGCCTCAGCCTGGTCGCCGGTGGCGGCGCCGGCACCGCGTACGCCGACGCGGGGACACAGACCGTTCCGGCGGCGGTGGTGACGCGCGCGGGACTCGACCCGTCACTGGTCGCCGGCCGGGGTGCGAACGTCGACTTCCTCGAACAGGAGGCGGAGAACGCCCGGACCAACGGCGTGGTCATCGGGCCGGACCGGGCCGCGTACACGCTGCCGTCGGAGGCGTCCGGCCGCAAGGCGGTCAAGCTGACCCCCGGACAGTACGTCGAGTTCACCCTGCCGAAGGCGGCGAACGCGATCACGGTCCGCTACAGCATTCCGGACGCGCCGAACGGCGGCGGCATCACCGCACCGCTCAACGTCACGGTGAACGGCGGAGCGAAGAAGACGATCACCCTCACCTCCGAGTTCGCCTGGCTCTACAACCAGTACCCGTTCACCAACGACCCGAACGCGGACCTGCTGCACCCGGACTGGTGGATCACCGAATGCGCCTGCGTACCGGCGGCCACCACGCCGACCCCGACGATCGCCAAGCCGTTCCGCCCGATGCACTTCTACGACGAGCAGCGCCTGCTGCTCGGCCAGACCTACCGCGCGGGTGACCGGGTCCGGCTCAGCGTGCCGGCCGGCAGCAACGCCGCCTGGACGGTCATCGACCTGCTCGACTCGCAACTCGTCGCCCCGCCGAAGGTCCGGCTGATCGCGGCGAACGTGCTGGCGTTCGGCGCGGACCCGACCGGTCGGCGCGACTCGGCCGCCGCGTTCGACCGGGCGATCGGGTTCGCCAAGCTCACCCGCCTCAAGGTCTACGTTCCGCCGGGCACCTACCAGGTGAACCGGCACATCATCGTCGACGACGTGACGATCGAGGGCGCCGGCAACTGGTACACGATCATCAAGGGCCGGGAGGTGGCCCTCGACCCGCCGGCCCCCGACGGCTCGGTGCACACCGGTGTCGGCTTCTACGGCAGGGACGCCGCGGACGGCGGGAGCGACAACGTCCACCTGTCCGACTTCGCCATCGAGGGCGACGTACGCGAGCGGATCGACACCGACCAGGTGAACGCCATCGGCGGCGCGATGAGCAACTCGACCATCGACGGGCTGCACATCCGCCACACCAAGGTCGGTCTCTGGTTCGACGGCCCGATGACCAACGTACGGGTCACCAACAACGTCATCGTCGACCAGATCGCCGACGCGCTGAACTTCCACATCGGCGTGACGAACTCGCGGGTGTCGAACAACTTCGTCCGCAACACCGGTGACGACGGCCTGGCCATGTGGTCCGAGACGACCGCGAACGCCAACAACACGTTCGACCACAACACCGTGCAGACCCCGACGCTGGCCAACGGCATCGCGATCTACGGCGGCACCGACAACACGGTGTCGAACAACCTGGTCGCCGACCCGATCCGGGAGGGCAGCGGCATCCAGATCGGTTCCCGCTTCGGCGCCCAGCCGTTCGCCGGGCACCTGTGGATCACGAACAACACGGTGGTCCGTGCCGGGACGTACGAGCTGAACTGGAACATCGGCCTGGGTGCCATCTGGATCTACGCGCTGGAGAAGAACATCGACGCGGACATCCGGGTCACCGGTGACCACTACCTCGACAGCACCTACAACGCGATCATGCTGGTCAGCGAGTGGTCGGTGAAGGACCTCTACTCGGTCACGAACGCCCACTTCAAGGACATCAGGGTCGACGGTACGGGCACCTCGGTGGTCAGCGCCCGCGTCTCCGGGGCGGCGTCGTTCGAGAACGTCGACGCCCGCAACGTCGGTGCGGTCGGCGTCAACAACTGCGGGTCGTTCAACTTCCCGCCGACCGGTTCCGAGTTCTCCCTGACCGACCTCGGCGGCAACGACGGGGGCGGCACCACCGGACCCTGGCTCGCCGCCTGGGAACTGCCGAACACCATCACCTGCGACGACCGCCCGCCGGTTGTCGTACCGCCGGCACCGTCCGCCTGGTAA
- a CDS encoding phospholipase D family protein, producing MATEDWFLSARERANPTSRLPTSTSGNQAEPLVHGAAYFDRLVTEVEALRAGDHLFFTDWRGDPDQRMRPDGPTVSELFCRAAQRGVLVKGLIWRSHLDRLQYSEDENRNLSEAVSAAGGEVLLDQRVRRGGSHHQKLVVLRHPDAPERDIAFAGGIDLCHSRRDDADHRGDPQAVAMSPRYGDHPPWHDVQLAVRGPVVGALDTVFRERWTDPMPLDSENPMAYLRDRLRGADLRPDPLPEQPPDPPPCGPHHIQVLRTYPAVRPRYSFAPDGERTVARGYTKAIHRARKLIYLEDQYLWSTEVADLFAAALRDNPDLHLVAVVPRYPDVDGRLALPPNMVGREQAIALCERAAPERVHVFDVENRAGDPVYVHAKVCVVDDVWASVGSDNFNRRSWTHDSELSCAVLDETADVRAPTDPPGLGDGARLFARELRLRLWREHLDRATDGSEDDDLLDPEQAVRAIVDGAAAVQAWYDGGRHGPRPPGRLRPHKPERLRWWTRIWALPIYRLVYDPDGRPWHARRGGTW from the coding sequence GTGGCGACGGAGGACTGGTTCCTCAGCGCGCGGGAACGCGCCAACCCGACCTCCCGCCTGCCCACCTCCACCAGTGGAAACCAGGCCGAACCCCTGGTACACGGCGCGGCGTACTTCGATCGGCTGGTGACCGAGGTCGAGGCGTTGCGGGCCGGCGACCACCTGTTCTTCACCGACTGGCGGGGCGACCCGGACCAGCGGATGCGCCCCGACGGTCCAACCGTGTCCGAGTTGTTCTGTCGGGCCGCCCAGCGCGGTGTGCTGGTCAAGGGCCTGATCTGGCGCTCACACCTGGACCGGCTCCAGTACAGCGAGGACGAGAACCGCAACCTCAGCGAGGCGGTCTCGGCCGCCGGCGGTGAGGTACTGCTCGACCAGCGGGTCCGGCGGGGCGGCTCGCACCACCAAAAGCTCGTCGTGCTGCGACATCCGGACGCGCCGGAGCGGGACATCGCCTTCGCCGGTGGGATCGACCTGTGCCACAGCCGGCGCGACGACGCCGACCACCGGGGCGACCCGCAGGCGGTGGCGATGTCGCCCCGCTACGGCGACCACCCGCCCTGGCACGACGTGCAACTCGCCGTCCGGGGGCCGGTGGTCGGTGCGCTGGACACCGTCTTCCGGGAACGCTGGACCGATCCGATGCCGCTGGACTCGGAGAACCCGATGGCGTACCTGCGGGACCGGCTGCGCGGCGCCGACCTGCGACCCGATCCACTGCCGGAACAACCGCCCGACCCACCGCCCTGCGGGCCGCACCACATCCAGGTGCTGCGCACCTATCCGGCCGTCCGGCCGCGCTACTCGTTCGCCCCGGACGGCGAGCGCACGGTGGCCCGTGGCTACACCAAGGCGATCCACCGGGCCCGGAAGCTGATCTACCTGGAGGACCAGTACCTCTGGTCGACCGAGGTGGCCGACCTGTTCGCCGCCGCGCTGCGCGACAACCCCGACCTGCACCTGGTCGCCGTGGTGCCGCGTTACCCCGACGTGGACGGCCGGCTGGCCCTGCCGCCGAACATGGTGGGCCGGGAACAGGCGATCGCCCTCTGCGAGCGGGCCGCGCCCGAGCGGGTGCACGTCTTCGACGTGGAGAACCGGGCCGGCGACCCGGTCTACGTACACGCCAAGGTGTGCGTGGTGGACGACGTCTGGGCGAGCGTGGGCAGCGACAACTTCAACCGTCGCTCGTGGACCCACGACAGCGAACTGTCGTGCGCCGTACTCGACGAGACGGCCGACGTACGGGCGCCAACCGATCCGCCGGGGCTCGGCGACGGGGCCCGCCTGTTCGCCCGTGAACTGCGGCTGCGACTGTGGCGCGAGCACCTGGACCGGGCCACCGACGGCAGCGAGGACGACGACCTGCTCGACCCGGAACAGGCCGTACGCGCCATCGTGGATGGTGCGGCGGCCGTACAGGCGTGGTACGACGGCGGCCGCCACGGACCCCGGCCGCCGGGGCGGCTGCGCCCGCACAAGCCGGAACGGCTGCGCTGGTGGACCCGGATCTGGGCGCTGCCGATCTACCGCCTGGTATACGACCCGGACGGGCGCCCCTGGCACGCCCGGCGGGGCGGCACCTGGTAG
- a CDS encoding endo-1,4-beta-xylanase, whose amino-acid sequence MSDTTDRHGRQAAVRSGPRLALVLVAAATLVAGVSIFAFTPTASAGTTLGASAAEKGRYFGTAVAANKLSDTTYVGILNREFNSVTAENEMKWDATEPSQGNFTYANADRIVNSARANGQQVRGHALAWHSQQPGWAQNMSGTALRNAMLNHVTQVATYYRGKISAWDVVNEAFADGGNGARRDSNLQRTGNDWIEAAFRAARAADPGAKLCYNDYNTDGQNAKSNAVYAMVQDFKARGVPIDCVGFQSHFNSQSPVPNDYQANLQRFVNLGVDVQITELDIEGSGTTQANSFGRVVTACLAISRCTGITVWGIRDTDSWRASGTPLLFDGSGNKKAAYTSTLNALNAGGNPVTTPPTPPTTAPPTTPPGTPPPTTAPPTTPPPGGAGCSATLSNNSWTGGFVTTIRVTAGSAGTNGWTVTVTLPAGSAITNAWNTTRSGNTGSVQLTNVAYNGRLTAGQVTEVGFQGTGTAPSGTPTCSAS is encoded by the coding sequence ATGAGCGACACCACGGATCGTCATGGCCGACAGGCCGCGGTGAGGTCGGGCCCGCGCCTTGCGCTGGTCCTCGTCGCGGCGGCAACCCTCGTTGCCGGCGTGTCGATCTTCGCCTTCACCCCCACCGCCAGCGCCGGCACGACGCTGGGTGCCTCGGCCGCCGAGAAGGGCCGGTACTTCGGCACCGCGGTCGCGGCCAACAAGCTCTCCGACACCACCTACGTCGGAATCCTGAACCGTGAGTTCAACAGCGTCACCGCCGAGAACGAGATGAAGTGGGACGCGACCGAGCCGTCGCAGGGCAACTTCACCTACGCCAACGCCGACCGCATCGTCAACAGCGCGCGGGCCAACGGCCAACAGGTACGCGGCCACGCGCTGGCCTGGCACTCACAGCAGCCGGGCTGGGCCCAGAACATGAGCGGCACCGCCCTGCGCAACGCGATGCTCAATCACGTCACCCAGGTCGCCACCTACTACCGGGGCAAGATCTCCGCCTGGGACGTGGTCAACGAGGCGTTCGCCGACGGTGGCAACGGGGCCCGGCGCGACTCGAACCTCCAGCGCACCGGCAACGACTGGATCGAGGCCGCGTTCCGTGCGGCTCGGGCCGCCGACCCCGGCGCGAAGCTCTGCTACAACGACTACAACACCGACGGGCAGAACGCGAAGTCCAACGCCGTGTACGCGATGGTGCAGGACTTCAAGGCGCGCGGCGTACCGATCGACTGCGTCGGGTTCCAGTCCCACTTCAACAGCCAGAGCCCGGTGCCCAACGACTACCAGGCCAACCTCCAGCGGTTCGTGAACCTGGGCGTCGACGTACAGATCACCGAGTTGGACATCGAGGGTTCCGGCACCACCCAGGCCAACAGCTTCGGCCGGGTGGTCACGGCGTGCCTGGCCATCTCCCGGTGCACCGGGATCACGGTGTGGGGCATCCGCGACACCGACTCGTGGCGCGCCAGCGGCACCCCGCTGCTGTTCGACGGCAGCGGCAACAAGAAGGCCGCGTACACCTCCACGCTGAACGCGCTCAACGCCGGCGGCAACCCGGTCACCACCCCGCCGACGCCGCCGACCACCGCGCCGCCGACGACCCCGCCGGGCACTCCGCCGCCGACCACCGCGCCGCCGACGACTCCGCCGCCCGGCGGTGCCGGCTGCTCCGCGACCCTGTCGAACAACTCCTGGACCGGCGGTTTCGTGACCACCATCCGGGTGACCGCCGGCTCGGCCGGGACGAACGGCTGGACGGTCACGGTGACCCTGCCGGCCGGTTCCGCGATCACCAACGCCTGGAACACGACCCGCAGCGGCAACACCGGCAGCGTCCAGTTGACCAACGTCGCCTACAACGGCCGGCTCACCGCCGGCCAGGTGACCGAGGTCGGCTTCCAGGGCACCGGCACCGCCCCGAGTGGAACACCCACCTGTAGCGCGAGCTGA
- a CDS encoding GH39 family glycosyl hydrolase has translation MTVGDIAAQARAQWVELMGSGGAQDRAPGEAVVADLPAPTGLVAVGGRGQVTVGWDPVEGAIGYAVHRATSSTGPFSVVDHGGGDVLAVPHGPYADTTVEPGREYWYAVAPLATVTAMGPLGVPVKGGAFGAPESVAPLLVEVAADGDDGVLPRPWQFMVGSEHLSHLLSTERTGGREIGSELREALRRTHDALGVATVRAHGILCDDLGVYREVDGEPVHDFTGVDRVYDTVRELGMRPIVELGFMPRDLAVDPEKTVFAYRGIISPPKDWNRWADLVRALVTHLVDRYGLDEVRDNWAFEVWNEANLSVFWSGTPADYWWLYEVTAQAVKDVDPGLRVGGPATAAVGWVDEQLLVDAPVDFLSTHIYGSPPLDLRGLANRRGRPDLPLWWTEWGVTATHGDEINDTVFAATFLLRGMRSAAGRIESLAPWVASDHFEELGRPTRFLHGGFGLLTVGNLAKPKFWALSLAQRLGDTALPAAVSGDGANGLVESWTGRGGDGTVGVLVWNGTLDHSRRDGDPALDRSVRVRVTGLADRAHELRVWRVDADHGNVAGRWREMGGGDWPTDEQWAVLAADDRLDPAATGTVEPVDGVVEVPLDLSNPSIALVELVPR, from the coding sequence ATGACGGTCGGCGACATCGCCGCGCAGGCGCGGGCACAGTGGGTCGAGCTGATGGGCAGCGGCGGGGCGCAGGACCGCGCACCCGGCGAGGCGGTCGTGGCCGACCTGCCCGCGCCCACCGGGCTCGTCGCGGTCGGCGGCCGTGGGCAGGTCACCGTCGGCTGGGACCCGGTCGAGGGCGCCATCGGGTACGCGGTGCACCGTGCGACCAGTTCCACCGGTCCGTTCTCCGTGGTCGACCACGGCGGCGGCGACGTCCTCGCCGTACCGCACGGCCCCTACGCGGACACGACGGTCGAGCCCGGCCGCGAATACTGGTACGCCGTCGCGCCGCTGGCCACGGTGACCGCCATGGGCCCGCTGGGTGTCCCGGTGAAGGGCGGTGCGTTCGGCGCGCCGGAGTCGGTGGCCCCGCTGCTGGTGGAGGTGGCGGCCGACGGGGACGACGGTGTGCTCCCCCGGCCGTGGCAGTTCATGGTCGGCTCCGAGCACCTGTCCCACCTGCTCAGCACCGAGCGCACCGGGGGCCGGGAGATCGGTTCGGAGCTGCGCGAGGCGCTGCGGCGTACGCACGACGCGCTCGGCGTGGCGACCGTACGCGCCCACGGCATCCTCTGCGACGACCTCGGCGTCTACCGCGAGGTCGACGGCGAGCCGGTGCACGACTTCACCGGCGTCGACCGGGTCTACGACACGGTGCGGGAGTTGGGGATGCGGCCGATCGTCGAGCTCGGCTTCATGCCGCGTGATCTGGCTGTCGACCCGGAGAAGACGGTCTTCGCCTATCGGGGGATCATTTCCCCGCCGAAGGACTGGAACCGCTGGGCCGACCTGGTACGGGCACTCGTCACGCACCTGGTCGACCGCTACGGACTCGACGAGGTACGCGACAACTGGGCGTTCGAGGTCTGGAACGAGGCCAACCTGTCGGTGTTCTGGTCGGGCACCCCGGCCGACTACTGGTGGCTCTACGAGGTGACCGCACAGGCGGTGAAGGACGTCGACCCCGGCCTGCGGGTCGGCGGGCCGGCGACGGCCGCGGTCGGGTGGGTCGACGAGCAGTTGCTGGTCGACGCCCCGGTCGACTTCCTGTCCACCCACATCTACGGCAGCCCGCCACTGGACCTGCGCGGTCTGGCCAACCGGCGGGGCCGACCCGACCTGCCGCTGTGGTGGACCGAGTGGGGGGTCACCGCGACCCACGGCGACGAGATCAACGACACCGTGTTCGCGGCGACCTTCCTGCTGCGCGGGATGCGTTCGGCCGCCGGGCGGATCGAGTCACTGGCGCCGTGGGTGGCCTCGGACCACTTCGAGGAGTTGGGCCGGCCGACGAGGTTCCTGCACGGCGGGTTCGGGCTGTTGACGGTTGGCAACCTGGCGAAGCCGAAGTTCTGGGCACTGTCGCTGGCCCAGCGGCTCGGTGACACCGCGCTGCCGGCGGCGGTGTCGGGCGACGGCGCCAACGGCCTGGTCGAGTCGTGGACCGGCCGGGGCGGCGACGGCACGGTCGGCGTACTGGTGTGGAACGGCACGCTCGACCACTCTCGGCGCGACGGCGATCCGGCGCTCGACCGGTCGGTCCGGGTGCGGGTCACCGGGCTCGCCGACCGGGCACATGAGCTGCGGGTGTGGCGGGTCGACGCGGACCACGGGAACGTGGCGGGCCGGTGGCGGGAGATGGGCGGCGGCGACTGGCCGACCGACGAGCAGTGGGCCGTCCTCGCGGCCGACGACCGGCTCGACCCCGCCGCGACGGGGACGGTGGAGCCCGTCGACGGCGTCGTGGAGGTGCCGCTGGACCTGTCGAACCCGTCGATAGCGCTGGTGGAGCTGGTCCCGCGCTGA
- a CDS encoding glucoamylase family protein, whose amino-acid sequence MRRLLAPLTAIVLLLASGSVAVAAPDTGGADRALLGYARDTWRSMVAMTDPATGLVADNISGDLAVGGRSTYTSPTNIGGYLWSAVVARELGIISHREARDRIAKTLDTLAGLDHHTTSGMYYNWYDPRDGSVVRTWPDDGSTIYPFLSSVDNGWLAAALNVVKGGVPELRGKADGILRKMNFGFYYNPAASTPFGASGLIAGGFWDAAPPGCSQQRDGVWFTCNHYDITVTEPRIATYLGIAAGQIPPAAYYHTMRTLPATCDWSWHEMQPVGFDTSHEGVPVYEGAYRYRGIQFVPSWGGDMFEALMPDLFVPEARWAPNSWGRNHPATVAGQIEHGLNDAGYGYWGFSPASDPAGGYMAWGVDAMGMDTDGYPSDVERSKYDAGFGDCRPAGPAPDYGDGVVTPHAAFLALPYAKGPVVDNLARLKANFDSYGPGGFYDAIAVGSGAVARRYLSLDQAMIMAALGNELADDLIRRTFVSPQFERRIRPLIAKETFNVPAHQQLPQLRGSRS is encoded by the coding sequence CCTGGCGCTCGATGGTCGCCATGACCGACCCCGCGACCGGTCTGGTCGCCGACAACATCAGCGGTGACCTCGCGGTCGGCGGCCGGTCCACGTACACGTCGCCGACGAACATCGGCGGCTACCTGTGGTCGGCGGTCGTCGCCCGCGAGCTCGGGATCATCTCCCACCGGGAGGCCCGCGACCGGATCGCGAAGACCCTCGACACGCTCGCTGGTCTCGACCACCACACGACCAGCGGCATGTACTACAACTGGTACGACCCCCGCGACGGCTCGGTCGTCCGGACCTGGCCCGACGACGGGAGCACCATCTACCCGTTCCTGTCGAGTGTGGACAACGGTTGGCTCGCCGCCGCGCTCAACGTGGTCAAGGGCGGGGTGCCGGAGCTGCGCGGCAAGGCCGACGGCATCCTGCGGAAGATGAACTTCGGGTTCTACTACAACCCGGCCGCGTCGACCCCGTTCGGCGCGAGCGGCCTGATCGCCGGCGGCTTCTGGGACGCCGCTCCGCCGGGTTGCTCGCAGCAGCGCGACGGTGTCTGGTTCACCTGCAACCACTACGACATCACGGTGACCGAGCCGCGCATCGCGACCTACCTCGGCATCGCCGCCGGGCAGATTCCGCCCGCGGCCTACTACCACACCATGCGTACGCTGCCGGCCACCTGCGACTGGAGCTGGCACGAGATGCAGCCGGTCGGCTTCGACACCAGCCACGAGGGCGTGCCGGTCTACGAGGGCGCCTACCGCTACCGGGGCATCCAGTTCGTGCCGAGCTGGGGCGGGGACATGTTCGAGGCGCTGATGCCGGACCTGTTCGTACCGGAGGCGCGCTGGGCACCGAACAGCTGGGGTCGCAACCACCCGGCGACCGTCGCCGGGCAGATCGAACACGGTCTGAACGACGCCGGCTACGGCTACTGGGGCTTCTCCCCCGCCAGTGACCCGGCCGGCGGGTACATGGCCTGGGGCGTCGATGCCATGGGCATGGACACCGACGGCTATCCGTCCGACGTGGAGCGGTCGAAGTACGACGCCGGCTTCGGTGACTGCCGCCCGGCCGGCCCGGCGCCCGACTACGGCGACGGCGTGGTGACCCCGCACGCGGCGTTCCTCGCCCTGCCGTACGCCAAGGGCCCGGTCGTCGACAACCTGGCCCGGCTCAAGGCCAACTTCGACTCCTACGGCCCCGGCGGCTTCTACGACGCGATAGCGGTCGGCAGCGGCGCCGTGGCCAGGCGCTACCTGTCGCTCGACCAGGCGATGATCATGGCCGCGCTCGGCAACGAACTGGCCGACGACCTGATCCGGCGGACGTTCGTCTCGCCGCAGTTCGAACGCCGGATCCGGCCCCTGATCGCGAAGGAGACGTTCAACGTGCCCGCACACCAGCAACTGCCGCAGCTAAGGGGGTCCCGCTCATGA